Proteins co-encoded in one Uloborus diversus isolate 005 chromosome 9, Udiv.v.3.1, whole genome shotgun sequence genomic window:
- the LOC129229976 gene encoding V-type proton ATPase subunit E-like has translation MSLSDADVQKQINHMMAFIEQEANEKVEEIDAKAEEEFNIEKGKLVQEQRLKIMEYYDKKEKQVELARKIQSSNQHNQARLKVLKKREDHIKDVLDEAKKQLHSKTRDTARYQEVLRKLILQAVYQLLETNVLIKCRKQDVDLAEKTLKSIAQEYEGQVGKPVKITIDKENYLSPECAGGVEITAQNGKIKINNTLESRLDMISQQLLPEIRETLFGSNPNRKFKD, from the exons ATCAACCATATGATGGCTTTCATTGAGCAAGAAGCCAATGAAAAAGTTGAAGAAATTGATGCTAAG gCAGAAGAAGAgtttaatattgaaaaaggaaaattagtTCAAGAACAAAGGTTGAAAATAATGGAGTATTATgacaaaaaggaaaaacaagTTGAACTTGCAAGAAAAAT tcAGAGTTCTAATCAGCATAATCAAGCTaggttgaaagttttgaagaaaagAGAAGATCACATAAAG GATGTCTTAGATGAGGCAAAAAAACAGCTTCACAGTAAAACTCGAGATACTGCACGGTACCAGGAAGTCTTGAGGAAACTGATACTGCAG GCAGTTTACCAACTTCTTGAAACCAATGTTCTCATCAAATGTCGAAAGCAAGATGTTGATTTAGCGGAGAAGACGCTAAAATCTATAGCACAAGAATATGAAGGTCAAGTTGGAAAACCAGTTAAAATTACAATTGATAAAGAGAACTATTTGTCTCCTGAATG TGCTGGTGGTGTAGAAATAACAGCACAGAAtggaaaaatcaaaatcaataacACTTTAGAAAGTAGATTAGACATGATTAGTCAGCAG TTACTTCCTGAAATCCGTGAAACTTTGTTTGGCTCTAATCCGAATCGCAAGTTTAAAGATTAG